A single Vicia villosa cultivar HV-30 ecotype Madison, WI unplaced genomic scaffold, Vvil1.0 ctg.003997F_1_1, whole genome shotgun sequence DNA region contains:
- the LOC131641718 gene encoding uncharacterized protein LOC131641718 — MARPLEKIADVNDEKELWKVDVKIHHKWSVISNNKEHFEMVVYDSEYILFWKVKIGLLGGVNDEDFGSDIHVIVPPVYRQSFDSLFVVNDTYTIANFQVQLNDLLFKPSAHKYLLKFTGGTKVGDRNVHQIQEKAWRLTPFLDILTGKWNKDQLLDVIGVVDEIGYTQAQVGSKKQQVNFVIRDLRLKFINYVERQVDTAIPAVILIQYAKVKEAFGKYALSVTNTYNVTKVAINEDMETIKQFAKMLTQDTIMTTFCATVATITKIFASKYGWYYQACHECPNKVTGDKPPYKCVKGHDTETPIFRYKIEVGVLHAGTKCKFVLWDKESEELLEVSAAHLRETMFQAGIFNPLDFPLALDKLLDQELAFKVKWQPDWSNCSVIMLVKDKPIVDQLKAEWVDATAVSSQQLNAPVNHVKESVDEDVPVDDSDIVTDPEITSKLHGEPVTPTANRQNPDPSIEFTSHATHSEGDLSSTKLKKSTRITRKLVKIEK; from the exons ATGGCACGACCGTTGGAAAAAATCGCTGATGTTAACGATGAAAAGGAACTTTGGAAAGTTGATGTTAAAATACATCACAAATGGAGTGTCATCTCTAACAACAAGGAACATTTTGAGATGGTTGTTTATGATTCTGAG TATATTTTGTTTTGGAAGGTTAAGATTGGGTTGTTGGGAGGTGTTAATGACGAAgatttt GGAAGTGATATCCATGTTATCGTACCTCCCGTGTATAGGCAGAGTTTTGATTCGCTCTTTGTTGTTAATGATACTTACACTATTGCAAACTTCCAAGTTCAGCTGAATGATCTGCTATTCAAACCTTCTGCTCACAAGTACCTCCTTAAATTTACTGGTGGGACCAAAGTTGGGGACAGAAACGTGCATCAGATTCAGGAAAAGGCTTGGAGACTCACTCCTTTTCTTGATATTTTAACTGGGAAATGGAATAAAGAtcaacttttag ATGTTATCGGAGTGGTTGATGAAATTGGGTACACACAGGCCCAGGTTGGAAGTAAAAAGCAACAGGTCAACTTTGTCATTCGCGACTTGAggttgaaa TTTATCAACTACGTTGAACGGCAGGTCGATACTGCCATTCCGGCTGTGATTCTGATTCAATATGCAAAAGTCAAAGAAGCTTTTG GCAAATATGCACTATCTGTTACCAATACTTACAATGTCACCAAAGTGGCTATTAATGAAGACATGGAGACTATCAAACAATTTGCCAAAAT GCTTACACAGGATACTATAATG ACTACTTTTTGTGCTACGGTTGCTACAATTACAAAAATCTTTGCCTCAAAATATGGCTGGTACTACCAGGCATGCCATGAATGCCCAAATAAAGTCACCGGTGATAAACCTCCCTACAAGTGTGTAAAGGGACATGACACTGAAACTCCCATATTCAG GTATAAAATAGAGGTGGGTGTTCTTCATGCTGGTACAAAATGCAAGTTTGTTTTGTGGGACAAGGAAAGTGAGGAACTATTGGAGGTGTCGGCTGCTCATTTGCGCGAAACAATGTTTCAG GCTGGAATATTTAATCCCCTCGATTTCCCGCTGGCACTTGACAAGCTCCTGGATCAGGAACTTGCCTTCAAAGTCAAGTGGCAACCAGATTGGTCTAATTGCTCTGTCATCATGTTGGTGAAAGATAAACCTATAGTGGATCAACTAAAAGCTGAATGGGTGGATGCAACTGCAGTTAGTTCACAACAGCTTAACGCCCCTGTCAACCAT GTCAAGGAGAGTGTTGATGAGGATGTTCCTGTTGATGATTCCGACATTGTTACG GATCCTGAAATTACTTCCAAATTGCACGGTGAACCGGTCACACCTACGGCAAATAGACAGAACCCGGATCCATCCATTGAATTTACAAGTCATGCAACACACAGCGAAGGAGATTTGTCTTCGactaaacttaagaaatcaaCCAGGATCACTAGGAAATTAGTGAAGATTGAAAAATAG
- the LOC131641719 gene encoding uncharacterized protein LOC131641719, with protein sequence MDQLYFDGMAISSRLGFPDLFITFTCNPNWPEITRLLSPKNLKPHDRPDIVAKVFNIKFKELMVNLTKKHILGKVLAFMYTIEFQKRGLPHAHILIFLHPQSKYPMPSDIDNIICTKIPDPTLHPALYALVKSHMIHGPCGLSRPNSRCMRNQQCSKYYPKNFIEDTVVNAEGYPLYRRRSNTHVITKNNIKLDNRNVVPYNTRLLLKYQAHINMEWCNQCTSIKYLFKYIHKGYDRIGASVVASKSNTGLQHECLDEIKQYLDCRYVSPSETCWRIFSYKVHGRKPVVERMFFHLIGEKAVYYKDCEQMEHVLESASVTESMFTSWMVANARYEEAQSLTYGEFVTKFVYVKRNRLWKPRKRGFTIGRLVWVPPTTGELFYLRMMLTVAKGPTCYKDIRRVGETQYDTFREACFAMGFLDDDREYICALKEASAWGTGHYLRKLFVVMLLSGAVNRPAHVWKESWIILSDGLLHEQKLIANNPDLTLPDDAIQQLTLIEIEKMLQLNHRTLHDFKPIPYPNDYVIQQLGNRLIYDERQYNIQDMKAKFDNLFKSLTDEQRKIWDQIMDAVNKQQGGVFFLHGYGGTGKTYMWRTLASALRSKHEICLTVATSGIASLLLPGGRTAHSKFKLPVPCLENSTCKINFNDPSASLLREAKLIIWDEAPMAHKYCFETLDRTLKDVMSNYSNSETIFKGKVVIFGGDFRQILPVVPGGSRSDIVHSTINASYIWHYVKVLNLTKNMRLSSGPTEEDKKEIADFLDWLLKIGEGRISEPNDGYANIDIPPELLITDFDEPILAIVESTYPDFLNCYQSCDYLKNRAILASTLDIVDNINDHILAMMPGEIRDYYSSNSVDRSEVHDSNILQVLSPELLSSLRTSGLPNHHLKLKVGTPIMLMRNIDQSQGLCNGTRLIVTNMAAHVLEAKLMGDNNNGKV encoded by the exons atggatcaactttactTCGACGGTATGGCAATTTCAAGCAGATTGGGGTTCCCAGATTTGTTTATCACCTTCACATGCAACCCAAATTGGCCTGAGATTACACGGTTGCTGTCCCCGAAAAATTTAAAACCTCATGATAGGCCTGACATTGTTGCCAAAGTTTTCAACATCAAGTTTAAAGAGCTTATGGTTAATTTAACAAAAAAACATATTCTTGGGAAAGTTTTGGCAT TTATGTATACAATTGAGTTTCAAAAGCGAGGCTTACCCCATGCCCACATTTTGATCTTCTTGCACCCCCAAAGCAAGTATCCAATGCCGTCCGACATTGATAACATCATTTGTACTAAGATTCCTGATCCCACGCTTCATCCTGCTTTATACGCACTGGTAAAATCACATATGATACATGGACCGTGCGGTCTTTCGCGGCCTAATTCACGATGTATGAGAAATCAGCAATGTTCTAAATATTATCCAAAAAATTTCATCGAAGATACAGTTGTCAATGCTGAAGGTTATCCATTATATAGAAGAAGATCCAACACCCATGtaattacaaaaaataatatcAAGTTGGATAATAGAAATGTGGTCCCCTATAACACTCGGTTATTGTTGAAATATCAAGCACATATTAATATGGAATGGTGTAACCAATGCACTTCTATCAAGTATCTATTCAAATACATTCACAAAGGATATGACAGAATCGGTGCAAGTGTGGTAGCTTCTAAGTCAAACACCGGACTACAGCATGAATGTTTAGATGAGATCAAACAATATCTTGATTGTAGGTATGTTTCTCCGAGTGAGACGTGTTGGCGAATATTTTCATACAAGGTTCATGGGAGGAAACCTGTTGTTGAGCGAATGTTTTTCCATCTCATTGGTGAAAAGGCAGTCTATTATAAAGATTGTGAACAAATGGAGCATGTCTTAGAGAGTGCAAGCGTAACAGAATCTATGTTCACGTCTTGGATGGTAGCAAATGCAAGATATGAGGAAGCCCAGTCATTAACATACGGTGAATTTGTTACAAAGTTTGTTTATGTTAAGAGAAACAGATTGTGGAAGCCACGAAAAAGAGGGTTCACTATCGGACGTTTGGTGTGGGTTCCACCGACAACCGGGGAACTTTTCTATTTGCGGATGATGTTGACGGTGGCTAAGGGACCAACTTGCTATAAAGATATCAGGAGGGTCGGTGAAACACAGTATGACACCTTTCGAGAAGCATGCTTTGCAATGGGATTCTTAGATGACGACCGAGAATACATATGTGCGTTAAAGGAGGCAAGTGCTTGGGGGACAGGTCATTATCTTAGAAAGTTGTTTGTTGTTATGCTCCTATCAGGTGCTGTAAACCGTCCTGCCCATGTATGGAAAGAATCATGGATTATATTGTCCGATGGTCTCTTGCACGAGCAAAAACTAATTGCCAACAATCCAG ATTTGACATTACCAGATGACGCAATCCAGCAGCTGACATTGATAGAGATCGAAAAAATGCTGCAACTGAACCATCGTACCCTACATGACTTCAAGCCCATTCCTTATCCGAATGACTATGTTATTCAACAACTGGGAAACCGGCTTATATACGATGAAAGACAGTACAATATCCAGGACATGAAGGCGAAGTTTGATAACTTATTCAAATCTCTCACTG ATGAACAGAGGAAGATTTGGGACCAAATCATGGATGCCGTTAACAAACAACAAGGTGGTGTCTTCTTCCTGCACGGTTATGGAGGAACCGGTAAGACATATATGTGGAGAACACTTGCAAGTGCATTGAGATCTAAGCATGAGATTTGTCTTACTGTTGCAACAAGTGGGATAGCATCTCTTTTGTTGCCAGGGGGTCGTACAGCTCATTCAAAGTTCAAGTTGCCAGTTCCATGTCTTGAGAACTcaacttgcaaaattaatttcaatgacCCTAGCGCTAGTCTTCTAAGGGAGGCAAAACTAATTATATGGGACGAGGCACCAATGGCACACAAATATTGTTTTGAAACGCTGGACAGGACTTTGAAGGATGTCATGAGTAATTACAGTAACTCCGAAACTATTTTCAAAGGGAAGGTTGTGATTTTTGGTGGGGATTTTCGTCAGATATTACCCGTTGTACCCGGAGGAAGCCGTTCTGACATTGTCCATTCAACAATTAATGCTTCTTACATTTGGCATTATGTTAAAGTCTTGAATTTGACAAAAAATATGCGTCTATCCTCCGGACCAactgaagaagataaaaaggaaaTTGCGGATTTTTTAGATTGGCTTTTAAAGATAGGAGAGGGAAGAATTTCAGAACCTAACGACGGTTATGCTAACATTGACATACCGCCCGAGCTGTTAATTACAGACTTTGATGAACCTATTCTAGCCATCGTGGAGAGTACATATCCTGATTTCTTAAATTGTTACCAATCGTGTGATTATCTAAAAAATAGGGCCATTCTTGCTTCAACTTTGGACATTGTTGACAATATCAATGACCATATCCTTGCGATGATGCCAG GGGAAATAAGAGATTACTACAGCTCTAACTCAGTTGATCGATCAGAAGTCCATGACAGTAACATTCTTCAGGTGCTTAGCCCAGAATTACTCAGCTCTTTAAGAACTTCCGGCCTACCCAACCATCACTTAAAGTTAAAGGTTGGAACACCAATCATGCTTATGCGAAACATTGATCAATCCCAAGGTCTATGTAATGGGACAAGGCTTATAGTAACTAATATGGCTGCTCATGTGCTTGAGGCCAAATTGATGGGTGATAACAATAATGGGAAG